A DNA window from Ficedula albicollis isolate OC2 chromosome 1, FicAlb1.5, whole genome shotgun sequence contains the following coding sequences:
- the TSKU gene encoding tsukushin isoform X3, protein MHFLAWFNLLLLLPCFGTTKTCFPGCHCEVETFGLFDSFSLTKVDCSGIGSHIVPVPIPLDTSYLDLSSNKLETINESMLTGPGYTTLVSLDLSYNKIAKISSTTFSRLRYLESLDLSHNSLEVLPEDCFSSSPLSDIDLSNNKLLDIAMDVFASKAQGKSLNVDLSNNKLSTITRHHEKSIPNIQNLNLSGNRLTSVPNLQGIPLRYLNLDGNPLFKVEKGDFTGLKDLIHLSLSGLHGFRELSPHSFKELQALQVLDLSNNPNLKSLTAEVIFGLNSLQELNLSGTGISSLPKTLLKYLPSIKSITLGKDIQCLKTIKEGQYHRQIGLTKKEVLSCYDSNGSVAAAPYVS, encoded by the coding sequence ATGCATTTCCTGGCCTGGTTCAacttgctgcttctccttccttgtTTTGGTACCACAAAAACCTGCTTCCCTGGCTGCCACTGCGAAGTGGAAACCTTTGGTCTCTTTGACAGCTTTAGCTTGACCAAGGTGGACTGCAGTGGAATAGGCTCACACATTGTTCCTGTCCCAATCCCTCTGGATACCTCCTACTTGGATCTATCATCAAACAAACTGGAAACAATAAATGAATCGATGCTTACTGGCCCTGGATACACCACCCTGGTGAGTCTCGACCTGAGCTACAACAAAATTGCCAAGATTTCCTCCACAACGTTCTCCAGGCTTCGGTACCTGGAGTCCTTGGATCTCAGTCACAACTCCCTGGAAGTCCTTCCAGAGGACTGTTTCTCCAGTTCTCCTCTAAGTGACATAGATTTGAGCAATAACAAACTTTTGGATATAGCTATGGACGTTTTTGCTTCAAAAGCTCAAGGCAAATCCCTGAATGTGGATCTGTCCAATAATAAGCTCAGCACAATTACAAGGCACCATGAAAAGAGCATTCCCAACATCCAGAACTTAAATCTTTCTGGAAACAGGCTAACATCTGTACCAAACCTTCAAGGCATTCCTCTCCGGTATTTAAATCTTGATGGAAACCCTCTGTTTAAGGTTGAGAAAGGAGACTTCACGGGGCTGAAAGACTTGATTCATTTATCCCTCAGTGGCCTGCACGGCTTTAGAGAGTTATCTCCTCATAGCTTCAAGGAACTCCAAGCCCTCCAGGTTCTGGATTTATCCAACAATCCCAACCTGAAGTCGCTGACTGCTGAAGTTATCTTTGGTCTGAACTCCCTACAAGAGCTCAACCTCTCTGGGACAGGCATATCATCCTTGCCAAAGACTTTGCTGAAGTACCTGCCTTCCATCAAAAGCATCACCTTAGGGAAGGACATTCAGTGTCTTAAGACCATCAAAGAAGGACAGTACCACCGACAGATCGGGCTGACCAAAAAAGAAGTCCTCAGCTGCTACGACAGCAATGGATCCGTAGCAGCAGCACCTTATGTTTCATGA
- the TSKU gene encoding tsukushin isoform X2, with the protein MPKGAGREKHPVLPQPHSEQQCVSPPVRDRAGNKRRTMHFLAWFNLLLLLPCFGTTKTCFPGCHCEVETFGLFDSFSLTKVDCSGIGSHIVPVPIPLDTSYLDLSSNKLETINESMLTGPGYTTLVSLDLSYNKIAKISSTTFSRLRYLESLDLSHNSLEVLPEDCFSSSPLSDIDLSNNKLLDIAMDVFASKAQGKSLNVDLSNNKLSTITRHHEKSIPNIQNLNLSGNRLTSVPNLQGIPLRYLNLDGNPLFKVEKGDFTGLKDLIHLSLSGLHGFRELSPHSFKELQALQVLDLSNNPNLKSLTAEVIFGLNSLQELNLSGTGISSLPKTLLKYLPSIKSITLGKDIQCLKTIKEGQYHRQIGLTKKEVLSCYDSNGSVAAAPYVS; encoded by the exons ATGCCGAAAGGAGCTGGCAG GGAAAAGCATCCAGTGCTCCCCCAGCCACACAGTGAGCAGCAGTGCGTGTCACCCCCTGTGAGAGACCGAGCTGGGAATAAAAG GAGAACAATGCATTTCCTGGCCTGGTTCAacttgctgcttctccttccttgtTTTGGTACCACAAAAACCTGCTTCCCTGGCTGCCACTGCGAAGTGGAAACCTTTGGTCTCTTTGACAGCTTTAGCTTGACCAAGGTGGACTGCAGTGGAATAGGCTCACACATTGTTCCTGTCCCAATCCCTCTGGATACCTCCTACTTGGATCTATCATCAAACAAACTGGAAACAATAAATGAATCGATGCTTACTGGCCCTGGATACACCACCCTGGTGAGTCTCGACCTGAGCTACAACAAAATTGCCAAGATTTCCTCCACAACGTTCTCCAGGCTTCGGTACCTGGAGTCCTTGGATCTCAGTCACAACTCCCTGGAAGTCCTTCCAGAGGACTGTTTCTCCAGTTCTCCTCTAAGTGACATAGATTTGAGCAATAACAAACTTTTGGATATAGCTATGGACGTTTTTGCTTCAAAAGCTCAAGGCAAATCCCTGAATGTGGATCTGTCCAATAATAAGCTCAGCACAATTACAAGGCACCATGAAAAGAGCATTCCCAACATCCAGAACTTAAATCTTTCTGGAAACAGGCTAACATCTGTACCAAACCTTCAAGGCATTCCTCTCCGGTATTTAAATCTTGATGGAAACCCTCTGTTTAAGGTTGAGAAAGGAGACTTCACGGGGCTGAAAGACTTGATTCATTTATCCCTCAGTGGCCTGCACGGCTTTAGAGAGTTATCTCCTCATAGCTTCAAGGAACTCCAAGCCCTCCAGGTTCTGGATTTATCCAACAATCCCAACCTGAAGTCGCTGACTGCTGAAGTTATCTTTGGTCTGAACTCCCTACAAGAGCTCAACCTCTCTGGGACAGGCATATCATCCTTGCCAAAGACTTTGCTGAAGTACCTGCCTTCCATCAAAAGCATCACCTTAGGGAAGGACATTCAGTGTCTTAAGACCATCAAAGAAGGACAGTACCACCGACAGATCGGGCTGACCAAAAAAGAAGTCCTCAGCTGCTACGACAGCAATGGATCCGTAGCAGCAGCACCTTATGTTTCATGA
- the TSKU gene encoding tsukushin isoform X1 has protein sequence MAGKAAELGEKHPVLPQPHSEQQCVSPPVRDRAGNKRRTMHFLAWFNLLLLLPCFGTTKTCFPGCHCEVETFGLFDSFSLTKVDCSGIGSHIVPVPIPLDTSYLDLSSNKLETINESMLTGPGYTTLVSLDLSYNKIAKISSTTFSRLRYLESLDLSHNSLEVLPEDCFSSSPLSDIDLSNNKLLDIAMDVFASKAQGKSLNVDLSNNKLSTITRHHEKSIPNIQNLNLSGNRLTSVPNLQGIPLRYLNLDGNPLFKVEKGDFTGLKDLIHLSLSGLHGFRELSPHSFKELQALQVLDLSNNPNLKSLTAEVIFGLNSLQELNLSGTGISSLPKTLLKYLPSIKSITLGKDIQCLKTIKEGQYHRQIGLTKKEVLSCYDSNGSVAAAPYVS, from the exons AtggcaggaaaggctgcagagtTGGG GGAAAAGCATCCAGTGCTCCCCCAGCCACACAGTGAGCAGCAGTGCGTGTCACCCCCTGTGAGAGACCGAGCTGGGAATAAAAG GAGAACAATGCATTTCCTGGCCTGGTTCAacttgctgcttctccttccttgtTTTGGTACCACAAAAACCTGCTTCCCTGGCTGCCACTGCGAAGTGGAAACCTTTGGTCTCTTTGACAGCTTTAGCTTGACCAAGGTGGACTGCAGTGGAATAGGCTCACACATTGTTCCTGTCCCAATCCCTCTGGATACCTCCTACTTGGATCTATCATCAAACAAACTGGAAACAATAAATGAATCGATGCTTACTGGCCCTGGATACACCACCCTGGTGAGTCTCGACCTGAGCTACAACAAAATTGCCAAGATTTCCTCCACAACGTTCTCCAGGCTTCGGTACCTGGAGTCCTTGGATCTCAGTCACAACTCCCTGGAAGTCCTTCCAGAGGACTGTTTCTCCAGTTCTCCTCTAAGTGACATAGATTTGAGCAATAACAAACTTTTGGATATAGCTATGGACGTTTTTGCTTCAAAAGCTCAAGGCAAATCCCTGAATGTGGATCTGTCCAATAATAAGCTCAGCACAATTACAAGGCACCATGAAAAGAGCATTCCCAACATCCAGAACTTAAATCTTTCTGGAAACAGGCTAACATCTGTACCAAACCTTCAAGGCATTCCTCTCCGGTATTTAAATCTTGATGGAAACCCTCTGTTTAAGGTTGAGAAAGGAGACTTCACGGGGCTGAAAGACTTGATTCATTTATCCCTCAGTGGCCTGCACGGCTTTAGAGAGTTATCTCCTCATAGCTTCAAGGAACTCCAAGCCCTCCAGGTTCTGGATTTATCCAACAATCCCAACCTGAAGTCGCTGACTGCTGAAGTTATCTTTGGTCTGAACTCCCTACAAGAGCTCAACCTCTCTGGGACAGGCATATCATCCTTGCCAAAGACTTTGCTGAAGTACCTGCCTTCCATCAAAAGCATCACCTTAGGGAAGGACATTCAGTGTCTTAAGACCATCAAAGAAGGACAGTACCACCGACAGATCGGGCTGACCAAAAAAGAAGTCCTCAGCTGCTACGACAGCAATGGATCCGTAGCAGCAGCACCTTATGTTTCATGA